In Anoplopoma fimbria isolate UVic2021 breed Golden Eagle Sablefish chromosome 7, Afim_UVic_2022, whole genome shotgun sequence, the DNA window CAGcctgctgcctcctctcccCCGGCGCTGTGACCGGGACGAGGCTCCGCAGCCCGCCGGAGCTCCGCGCACCTTCCACCGGGGAGACCTGCTGGAGGTCCCGCGGACTCTCTTCACCCACTCCGGCATCTACATGGGCGACGGCCGGGTGGCTCACCTCATCCCGGACATCCTCCCGGCGCTGACCGCCGACGGCCGACGCATCCAGGAGATGGTGACCAACGCGCGGCTGCTGCTCGGGGTGCTCTCCAAGCGCGCCGCCATCCGGGTGGACTCTGTGGAGGACTTCGCGTACGGAGCCGGGATCCTGCTGAACGTGATGGACCGGGCGGTGCCGCGGAGCCCGCTGCCCGGGGAGGAGGTGGCGCGGCGGGCGGAGCGGCTGGTCGGCTCCGTGTCCTACAGCCTGATGTGGAACAACTGCGAGCACTTCGTCACCTACTGCCGCTACGGGGCCGCGCAGAGCCTGCAGACCGACCAGGTGAGAGTCCGGCACCCGGTGCGTCTTTACGCGCGTGCCAACACGGTGCCAACACGGTTTTACGCGTGCCAACACCGTGCCAACACGGTGCTACGCGTGCCAACACGGTTTTACGCGGTTTAACGCATGCCAACACGGTTTTACGCGTGTGTCAACACGGTTTTACGCGTGTGCCAACACGGTTTTACGCGTGCCAACACGGTGCCAACACGGTTTTACGCGTGCCAACACGGTTTTACGCGTGCCAACACGGTTTTAACACGTGCCAACACGGTGCCAACACGGTTTTACGCGTGCCAACACCGTGCCAACACGGTTTTACGCGTGCCAACACGGTGCCAACACGGTTTTAGTTGTGCCAACACGGTTTTACGC includes these proteins:
- the LOC129093265 gene encoding lecithin retinol acyltransferase-like gives rise to the protein MLDTLTFLLEKLFLLAHIKLSSLLPPLPRRCDRDEAPQPAGAPRTFHRGDLLEVPRTLFTHSGIYMGDGRVAHLIPDILPALTADGRRIQEMVTNARLLLGVLSKRAAIRVDSVEDFAYGAGILLNVMDRAVPRSPLPGEEVARRAERLVGSVSYSLMWNNCEHFVTYCRYGAAQSLQTDQFCEWLKSLIRDQRNIVLTALLGLLSMACLGVSPGTALPTLLVPFTLWMAS